The following are from one region of the Phycisphaerales bacterium genome:
- a CDS encoding isoprenyl transferase, with product MSATATKASEHPLGLDPARVPRHVAIIMDGNGRWAQAQGLPRIWGHREGAVRVREVVERAGELGVTHLTLYAFSSENWKRPADEVSQLMLLCVAYLDGEAERLAEEGIRLRVIGRRAGLPDEVRSAIEKVEAITAGGTRANLTLALNYGGRDEIVDATRAIAAKAAAGEIRHLDIDQETIARHLYTADLPDPDLLIRTAGERRLSNYLLWQVSYAELYISDASWPEFGADRFDEAVRDYAGRVRRFGKTDAQLDSEISTS from the coding sequence ATGAGCGCGACGGCGACCAAGGCGAGCGAGCACCCGCTGGGCCTGGACCCGGCTCGCGTGCCCAGGCACGTGGCGATCATCATGGACGGCAACGGCCGGTGGGCCCAGGCCCAGGGGCTGCCGCGCATCTGGGGGCACCGCGAGGGAGCCGTCCGCGTGCGAGAGGTCGTCGAGCGTGCGGGCGAGCTTGGCGTGACCCACTTGACGCTGTACGCCTTTTCGAGCGAGAACTGGAAGCGGCCGGCCGACGAGGTGTCCCAGCTCATGCTGCTGTGCGTGGCGTATCTGGACGGCGAGGCGGAGCGGCTGGCCGAGGAGGGCATCCGCCTTCGCGTGATCGGCCGCCGCGCGGGGCTGCCCGACGAGGTGCGATCTGCCATCGAGAAGGTCGAGGCCATCACCGCCGGCGGCACGCGGGCCAACCTGACCCTGGCGCTCAACTACGGCGGCCGCGACGAGATCGTCGACGCCACGCGTGCCATCGCGGCCAAGGCCGCCGCGGGCGAGATTCGCCACCTGGACATCGACCAGGAGACGATCGCCCGGCACCTGTACACGGCCGACCTGCCCGACCCCGACCTGCTCATCCGCACCGCGGGCGAGCGGCGGCTGAGCAACTACCTGCTGTGGCAGGTGAGCTACGCCGAGTTGTACATCAGCGACGCGTCGTGGCCCGAGTTTGGGGCGGACCGATTCGATGAAGCGGTCAGGGACTATGCTGGGCGGGTGCGGAGGTTTGGGAAGACGGATGCGCAGTTGGATTCCGAAATTTCCACTTCGTAG